From a single Meles meles chromosome 21, mMelMel3.1 paternal haplotype, whole genome shotgun sequence genomic region:
- the ABHD11 gene encoding protein ABHD11 isoform X1, whose translation MRFNWGNPGRLLRRWQLSWTSKAVQELGRWLSGRPRSSQQREPWGWKVKGRSVLLSYKLLDGEAARPALVFLHGLFGSKTNFGSVAKALAQQTGRRVLTVDARNHGDSPHSPDMSYEAMSQDLRDLLLQLGLVPCVLIGHSMGGKTAMLLALQRPELVERLIAVDISPVETTPSSNFPSYMAAMRAVDIPDGVPRSSARKLADEQLSTVIQDLAERQFLLTNLVEAHGRFVWRVNLEALAQHVDKIMAFPPRPESYPGPALFLLGGNSTYVRPGHHAAIRRLFPRAQMQTVPHAGHWVHADCPQDFVTAIRGFLA comes from the exons ATGAGGTTCAACTGGGGAAATCCGGGAAGGCTTTTGAGGAGGTGGCAGTTATCCTGGACCTCTAAAGCCGTGCAGGAGTTGGGCCGTTGGCTATCCGGAAGGCCCCGCagcagccagcagagggagcccTGGGGCTGGAAAGTAAAAGGCCG GTCGGTGCTGCTGTCCTACAAGCTTCTGGACGGAGAGGCGGCGCGCCCGGCCCTGGTGTTCCTGCACGGGCTCTTCGGCTCCAAGACCAACTTCGGCTCGGTCGCCAAGGCCCTCGCCCAGCAGACCGGCCGAAGG GTGCTCACGGTGGACGCGCGGAACCATGGTGACAGCCCGCACAGCCCCGACATGAGCTACGAGGCCATGAGCCAGGACCTGCGggacctcctcctccagctgggcCTCGTGCCCTGCGTCCTCATTGGCCACAGCATGGGAGGCAAGACGGCCATGTTGCTGGCTCTCCAGAGG CCGGAGCTGGTAGAACGCCTGATTGCTGTGGACATCAGCCCAGTGGAGACCACACCGAGCTCCAACTTCCCATCCTACATGGCCGCCATGAGGGCTGTAGACATCCCAGATGGGGTGCCCCGCTCCTCTGCCCGAAAGCTGGCCGATGAGCAGCTCAGCACTGTTATCCAA GACTTGGCGGAGCGTCAGTTCCTGCTCACCAACCTGGTGGAGGCCCATGGACGTTTCGTGTGGAGGGTGAACTTGGAAGCACTGGCCCAGCATGTGGACAAGATCATGGCTTTCCCACCACGACCAGAATCTTACCCTGGGCCAGCCCTCTTCCTCCTGGGTGGAAACTCGACATACGTGCG CCCCGGCCACCATGCTGCGATCAGGCGGCTCTTTCCTCGGGCCCAGATGCAGACTGTGCCCCACGCCGGCCACTGGGTGCACGCCGACTGCCCCCAGGACTTTGTGACTGCCATCCGAGGCTTCCTGGCCTAA
- the ABHD11 gene encoding protein ABHD11 isoform X2, with protein sequence MLRGTRSWRLPLRGLGPCSLSFSRVPVAPSSSGRSGAEPRSVLLSYKLLDGEAARPALVFLHGLFGSKTNFGSVAKALAQQTGRRVLTVDARNHGDSPHSPDMSYEAMSQDLRDLLLQLGLVPCVLIGHSMGGKTAMLLALQRPELVERLIAVDISPVETTPSSNFPSYMAAMRAVDIPDGVPRSSARKLADEQLSTVIQDLAERQFLLTNLVEAHGRFVWRVNLEALAQHVDKIMAFPPRPESYPGPALFLLGGNSTYVRPGHHAAIRRLFPRAQMQTVPHAGHWVHADCPQDFVTAIRGFLA encoded by the exons ATGCTCCGCGGGACCCGCTCCTGGAGGCTTCCCCTTCGGGGGCTCGGCCCCTGCAGCCTCAGCTTCTCCAGGGTGCCCGTCGCACCCAGCAGCAGTGGCCGAAGCGGCGCTGAGCCGAG GTCGGTGCTGCTGTCCTACAAGCTTCTGGACGGAGAGGCGGCGCGCCCGGCCCTGGTGTTCCTGCACGGGCTCTTCGGCTCCAAGACCAACTTCGGCTCGGTCGCCAAGGCCCTCGCCCAGCAGACCGGCCGAAGG GTGCTCACGGTGGACGCGCGGAACCATGGTGACAGCCCGCACAGCCCCGACATGAGCTACGAGGCCATGAGCCAGGACCTGCGggacctcctcctccagctgggcCTCGTGCCCTGCGTCCTCATTGGCCACAGCATGGGAGGCAAGACGGCCATGTTGCTGGCTCTCCAGAGG CCGGAGCTGGTAGAACGCCTGATTGCTGTGGACATCAGCCCAGTGGAGACCACACCGAGCTCCAACTTCCCATCCTACATGGCCGCCATGAGGGCTGTAGACATCCCAGATGGGGTGCCCCGCTCCTCTGCCCGAAAGCTGGCCGATGAGCAGCTCAGCACTGTTATCCAA GACTTGGCGGAGCGTCAGTTCCTGCTCACCAACCTGGTGGAGGCCCATGGACGTTTCGTGTGGAGGGTGAACTTGGAAGCACTGGCCCAGCATGTGGACAAGATCATGGCTTTCCCACCACGACCAGAATCTTACCCTGGGCCAGCCCTCTTCCTCCTGGGTGGAAACTCGACATACGTGCG CCCCGGCCACCATGCTGCGATCAGGCGGCTCTTTCCTCGGGCCCAGATGCAGACTGTGCCCCACGCCGGCCACTGGGTGCACGCCGACTGCCCCCAGGACTTTGTGACTGCCATCCGAGGCTTCCTGGCCTAA